In Geminocystis sp. NIES-3709, a single genomic region encodes these proteins:
- a CDS encoding serine protease, whose product MILLLTIFRFKLNKYSWFLIVLFLAIAIFFHFSRILLLKDIDKKIQSSGFKINLGSNSSSNNSPTITENEIKLIAEKVTVRIFFDDNNSSIGGSGVIIYQKDNNYFVITNNHVVKEENINYSIATYKGKIYLAEVIKRNNHNYQENDLALLKFTSKENYPMINVSQQSLKENQIVFSTGFSFQKNLEQSKELNYTKGNLIMILNKPLIGGYQLGYTNLVHNGMSGGSIINQKGELIGINGLGKYPIFGNPYIYQDGVKIDEKQAEKMSELSWGITIESIKNFIKNNEKIKDD is encoded by the coding sequence ATGATTTTACTATTAACTATTTTTAGATTTAAGTTAAATAAATACTCATGGTTTTTGATTGTTTTATTCTTAGCTATAGCTATATTTTTTCATTTTAGTCGAATTTTATTACTTAAAGATATTGATAAAAAAATACAAAGTTCAGGATTTAAAATCAATCTAGGTAGTAATTCATCTTCTAATAATTCTCCTACTATTACGGAAAATGAAATCAAATTGATCGCAGAAAAAGTTACTGTAAGAATATTTTTTGATGATAATAATAGCTCGATCGGTGGCTCTGGAGTAATAATTTATCAAAAAGATAATAACTATTTTGTGATTACTAATAATCATGTAGTCAAGGAAGAAAACATCAATTATAGTATTGCTACTTATAAAGGGAAAATCTATTTAGCTGAAGTAATAAAAAGAAATAATCACAACTATCAAGAAAATGATTTAGCGTTACTAAAATTTACCTCTAAAGAAAATTATCCCATGATTAATGTTAGCCAACAATCCTTAAAAGAAAACCAAATAGTTTTTTCTACGGGCTTTTCTTTCCAAAAAAATTTAGAACAATCCAAGGAATTAAATTATACTAAAGGTAACTTAATTATGATCTTAAATAAACCCTTAATTGGTGGTTATCAACTGGGATATACTAACTTAGTTCATAATGGCATGAGTGGCGGTTCAATTATTAACCAAAAAGGAGAATTAATAGGAATAAATGGTTTAGGCAAATATCCTATTTTTGGAAATCCTTATATTTATCAAGATGGGGTTAAAATAGATGAAAAACAAGCAGAAAAAATGAGTGAATTAAGCTGGGGAATTACTATAGAATCTATCAAAAACTTTATTAAAAATAATGAAAAAATCAAAGACGATTAG